The following is a genomic window from Hymenobacter monticola.
CCAGCGCATTGACCGTCATAGTTGTGCGATAGAGCACTCCTTCACCATTGGGCAGTCGCGTCAATACCTGCTGACACGCTCGAAGCTGCTGCCGTAGCGCTGCCGCCACTTCAGGCCCGGTTTTCAACCCGCGCGGCTCCATATGTTCTGGCCTCACCCAAGCAAATGCTTGCGGATTGGCAATTTCCTTAAGCTTATTTGGTTCTGAGCACCGGACGGCCAACTCCGCTTCCAGGTTCAGGCTGTGCACGTTCTTCAACGCCTTCGCTGCTCCCTTTTCAATGAGAATGAGCAAATAATGATTCGTGAGAGCGACATGCTCCAGAATCTCATCGATTGCCCAACCACCACTAGCTGGACGGTAGGCTCGCAGCGAACTCGGTGCTTCAAACCACTTCGCTAATCGATTGAAAGCCGTTTCGAGCGCGTAGTTAATTTCTGCAATGAATGCTGATGGCTGCATTTTCGCATTACTTAAACCGGCAGCTCAAAATCGTCACATCGTCGGCAAACTGGGAGTTGTGGGCGCTGAAGGCGTTGATGCTGCGCAGCAGTTCCTGGTGCAGCTTGGGCAGGGGCAGGTAGCGGCCGCGCTCCAATACGTCCAACACGCCTTCCTCGCCAAACTCGTTGCCGGCTTCGTCAAACACCTCGGTGAGGCCGTCGGTGTAGAGCAGCAGCAGCGAGTGGCGGGAAATTTCGGTTTCGCCCACGCGCAGCAACGGCAAGTCTTCCATGATGCCGAGCATAACGGTGCCGTGCTTGAGGCGCTCCACCGAGCCGTTGTCGCAGAGCAGCAGCGGGTCGTTGTGGCCGGCGTTCACGTATTGCAGGCGGCGGGTGCGGCGGTCGTAGATGCCGAAGAAGGCCGTGATAAACTTCTCGCCGCCCGAGTTGCGGAACAGCAGGTGGTTGAGCTCAGGCACGATGGTGGCCAGCGCCACGCCCTGCCGCAGCAGCGTGCGCAGCCCGGCCTGGAAGTTCGACATCAGCAGCGAAGCCGGCACGCCCTTGCCGCTCACGTCGGCCACGCACAGCAGCAGACGGTCCTGGTCGATTTCAACCACGTCGTAGTAGTCGCCGCCGATTTCGGTGTGGGGCACGTAGCTGCGCTCAATGGCCAGGTGGCCGTCGTTGGGCAGGCTGCGCGGGAAGAGCATGGCCTG
Proteins encoded in this region:
- a CDS encoding DinB family protein; this translates as MQPSAFIAEINYALETAFNRLAKWFEAPSSLRAYRPASGGWAIDEILEHVALTNHYLLILIEKGAAKALKNVHSLNLEAELAVRCSEPNKLKEIANPQAFAWVRPEHMEPRGLKTGPEVAAALRQQLRACQQVLTRLPNGEGVLYRTTMTVNALGKIDVYDFVHFLAKHAERHLVQIQNVAAEYSATSH
- a CDS encoding PP2C family protein-serine/threonine phosphatase; this translates as MASVPLSSAEPLADALAAQVTHRDDQIKQLRRQLLLKQFELDTVLGVAHDMTARDHTVDELYHMLRLTLQGQRNVVQLLLFAREEHGFQVRVALGCELAVAEKLELSQHLREGGVTQPQAVEDLHLGDAWEPYEMVIPVLRQKQVAAYVFVGGLRSDFDRQQLIPFLGSLANTLIGAVENRRLQAQRVADAAVRKEIEIAQEVQAMLFPRSLPNDGHLAIERSYVPHTEIGGDYYDVVEIDQDRLLLCVADVSGKGVPASLLMSNFQAGLRTLLRQGVALATIVPELNHLLFRNSGGEKFITAFFGIYDRRTRRLQYVNAGHNDPLLLCDNGSVERLKHGTVMLGIMEDLPLLRVGETEISRHSLLLLYTDGLTEVFDEAGNEFGEEGVLDVLERGRYLPLPKLHQELLRSINAFSAHNSQFADDVTILSCRFK